One region of Vicinamibacteria bacterium genomic DNA includes:
- a CDS encoding ParA family protein, whose translation MKRIAVANQKGGVGKTTVALNLAAELDDLGFRVLAIDLDRQCNLTSGLGINVPPERTVYQLLIDGAQPDQVITRLDRGARGFDVIPGSPSLNVAEALLMTETLRETRLAECLEPVAGKYDFILFDCAPSLGVITMNAIVAADWVLVPVETNQWAYDAIRDVHQMVNKLQKINPRVKITDIVPTVYDRRVGHHNAVLEALRELAQTWPGGVAVHEPIAYSARVVEASSKRVPLRDYDRGSAAADAFERLAGRLAQAAREASV comes from the coding sequence GTGAAGCGAATCGCCGTTGCGAACCAAAAGGGTGGAGTCGGGAAGACTACCGTCGCTCTCAACCTAGCAGCTGAGCTCGACGACCTTGGCTTTCGCGTATTGGCCATAGACCTCGACCGCCAATGCAATCTTACGAGCGGCCTGGGAATCAACGTTCCGCCGGAGCGGACCGTTTACCAGCTCCTGATCGACGGCGCTCAACCTGACCAGGTGATAACGCGGTTGGACCGCGGTGCCCGTGGATTCGACGTGATACCCGGGTCTCCGTCTCTCAATGTTGCCGAAGCGCTGCTAATGACGGAAACCTTGCGGGAGACTCGCTTGGCCGAGTGCCTGGAGCCCGTGGCGGGGAAGTACGACTTCATTCTGTTTGACTGTGCCCCAAGCCTCGGCGTAATCACGATGAACGCGATCGTGGCCGCGGATTGGGTTCTCGTCCCTGTCGAGACGAACCAGTGGGCCTACGACGCCATCCGGGATGTCCACCAGATGGTCAACAAGCTGCAGAAGATCAACCCTCGAGTCAAGATCACGGACATCGTCCCGACCGTCTATGACCGTCGAGTAGGACACCACAATGCAGTGCTAGAAGCCCTACGGGAGTTGGCTCAAACGTGGCCCGGGGGCGTAGCCGTCCACGAGCCGATCGCCTACAGCGCGCGGGTCGTGGAGGCCTCCTCCAAGCGAGTTCCTCTCCGCGACTACGACCGTGGATCGGCGGCGGCCGATGCTTTTGAACGCCTTGCCGGGCGCCTCGCCCAAGCGGCGCGGGAGGCCTCCGTATGA
- a CDS encoding replication initiator protein A, giving the protein MNKRTVSSLATSTETPGPPLSRLPDFVKVEKNLASLGFFTPSSKRIKQTRSKTVTFHRLVDGQRVTVAATIVPGAIYGLPITADQDKFLALQKIIADMRREKGKVVNPVAFSSAQLLSLLGKCRDSGKNYKEVSEWLDVMAATTIVSEGVVYMAGRKRWLKDRFHVFDRAVGAGQELEPGRVADRNFIWLSEWQLENINNNYLLPVDFEAYRQLKNHIAKALVPLLQIWLYASREKGSFDKRYDELCQILNIGQFKPPSRIRQQLEPSLGELVAHGYLARWDLQKTADGTSFKVAFFHGPKFYRDRRHRLEAAEAALLVEDDPGLDAPEPGHSTPHAPDTHSLVGELTRRGIVEVVARRLLRQLSPNQHIQDQLEWGDYVINQDPARFRNPAGFYVSLLRENVEPPETFGTPSRRRAQAESAENERQAAEQRAQLEYEYADYRRRTVAAYVRSELDPADYEKRVGEKRRTLMKKHPQAAQWTPEQLSLYAEAHIRLDLCAEISLLTLDQFAAERSARGTA; this is encoded by the coding sequence TTGAACAAACGCACAGTCTCAAGCCTGGCGACTAGCACCGAGACCCCGGGTCCACCGCTCTCCCGGCTTCCGGATTTTGTCAAAGTCGAGAAGAATCTCGCCTCGCTCGGATTCTTCACACCTTCAAGCAAGCGCATCAAGCAGACGAGATCGAAGACCGTTACATTCCACCGCTTGGTCGATGGCCAGCGCGTCACGGTGGCTGCCACGATCGTTCCGGGAGCTATTTATGGCCTGCCCATCACAGCAGACCAGGACAAATTCCTTGCCCTCCAGAAGATCATCGCCGACATGCGACGCGAGAAGGGCAAGGTCGTCAATCCCGTAGCTTTCTCTTCCGCCCAACTGCTGTCTCTCCTCGGCAAGTGCCGCGACAGCGGCAAGAACTACAAGGAAGTCAGCGAGTGGCTCGACGTGATGGCAGCGACGACGATCGTCTCTGAAGGGGTCGTATACATGGCCGGCCGAAAGCGCTGGCTCAAGGATCGGTTCCACGTCTTTGACCGGGCAGTCGGTGCCGGTCAGGAGCTTGAGCCGGGCCGAGTGGCCGATAGGAACTTCATCTGGCTGTCGGAATGGCAGCTTGAGAATATCAACAACAACTACCTGCTCCCCGTCGACTTCGAAGCGTATCGGCAGCTCAAGAACCACATCGCCAAGGCCTTGGTCCCGTTACTGCAGATCTGGCTCTACGCTTCGCGTGAGAAGGGCTCATTCGACAAACGCTACGACGAGCTTTGCCAGATTCTCAACATCGGGCAGTTCAAACCACCCTCGCGGATCCGGCAGCAGCTCGAGCCATCGCTGGGTGAGCTGGTAGCCCACGGCTATCTGGCGCGCTGGGACCTTCAGAAGACCGCTGACGGCACCAGTTTTAAGGTCGCCTTCTTCCACGGCCCTAAGTTCTATCGGGATCGCCGGCATCGCCTCGAGGCCGCTGAAGCCGCCCTTCTTGTCGAAGACGACCCCGGATTGGATGCCCCCGAGCCCGGCCACTCGACTCCCCACGCTCCCGATACCCACAGTCTAGTGGGGGAGTTGACTCGCCGCGGAATCGTGGAAGTCGTCGCTCGCCGTCTCCTTCGGCAGCTATCGCCCAACCAGCACATCCAAGATCAGCTCGAGTGGGGCGACTACGTCATCAACCAGGACCCGGCTCGCTTCCGAAACCCAGCTGGCTTCTACGTCTCGCTGCTTCGCGAGAACGTAGAGCCGCCCGAGACGTTCGGCACCCCCAGCCGTCGAAGGGCCCAAGCCGAGAGTGCCGAGAACGAGCGTCAGGCGGCCGAACAACGAGCGCAGCTTGAATATGAGTACGCCGACTACCGACGGCGCACCGTCGCCGCCTATGTGCGGAGCGAATTGGACCCAGCAGACTACGAGAAACGCGTAGGCGAGAAGAGGCGGACTCTCATGAAAAAGCATCCTCAGGCCGCCCAGTGGACCCCCGAGCAGCTGAGCTTGTACGCAGAAGCCCATATCCGCCTGGACCTCTGCGCCGAGATTTCTTTGCTCACCTTGGACCAGTTTGCGGCGGAACGCAGCGCGCGGGGAACGGCCTAA
- a CDS encoding AP2 domain-containing protein: MTRHSNLRRYEYHRFRGWIVTAMRRGRYHARYFRDGTTGRAVSFLKALAYRDRLLSRLPPVIKTKRRHVLSKTGVVGVTVGVERIRSGNRVRRYRANWPALKGRAFKSFSVAKYGEREARRLAKEARARGLEQFVSERTRLAAAAVSHH; the protein is encoded by the coding sequence ATGACGCGCCATTCCAACCTCCGCCGCTACGAGTACCACCGCTTCCGCGGCTGGATCGTGACCGCCATGCGCCGAGGCCGGTATCACGCGAGGTACTTCCGTGATGGCACCACGGGCCGTGCCGTTTCCTTCTTGAAGGCCCTCGCCTATCGAGACAGGTTGCTCTCGCGGCTACCGCCTGTTATCAAGACCAAGCGGCGACACGTTCTCAGCAAGACTGGTGTCGTCGGCGTGACCGTCGGGGTGGAGCGCATTCGGTCGGGGAACCGCGTCCGCCGCTATAGGGCCAACTGGCCCGCGCTCAAGGGCAGGGCCTTCAAGAGCTTCTCGGTGGCAAAGTACGGCGAGAGGGAAGCTAGGCGCCTGGCAAAGGAGGCCCGAGCACGGGGCCTCGAGCAGTTCGTCTCCGAGCGCACGCGCTTGGCAGCCGCCGCTGTCTCCCACCATTAA
- a CDS encoding tetratricopeptide repeat protein, with protein MTRPGSNRGTKHEGKRRPRQERAISGPRSNPRADSERAAKRRTPRIICLVFLGGLVITLYGRTAGFDFTRTDDKVLLSDDAAFVQDLTNLPRVFGRPFFPKSPRGEVYFRPIVTASFIMDAQWAGIKPRAFHVTNVALHLECTCLLFLLLLRLDFRLWPSLIATAAFAAHPALTEAVAWIPGRCDTLLGIGVLASSLFFLQFLARLDWRPLLGHLAAFAFALLSKEAALVLPVVLSLFVLLVGERRGVLRTPRLWLGWLGVVGLWFVLRLGVAADAGEAVGQRLANLVRHLPILLMHLGKLLFPVNLAVLASARDTVLIPGLIAAGGIAAAGVFLHGRALSVYCWGIAFFALFVLPSLPVSDFLILENRLYVPALGIVIAILAATGSLLGRIGGPILARSAGVAALLLVLVFWAQSWSYTESFRDPLSFTEQAVRSAPHLGLAHLNRGIVHQVEGRVADAEHEYETAIALDPALTVTHNNLGLIYLNRGEIGRGEATFRQEIEINPTYDKAFFNLGLALEREGHPEEALSSWRQAVALNPRNDEARSRLAAVETQIKSGTAPGSPAEASPVAVDQVPTDVLVRLYEEALRREPKNRKIREAYADVCARRGLPCAKEQQEILLRKGNGSGPTTAKTR; from the coding sequence ATGACCCGACCTGGGAGCAACCGCGGAACGAAGCACGAAGGCAAGCGAAGGCCTCGTCAAGAGAGGGCTATTTCAGGCCCGCGTTCTAACCCGCGGGCGGACTCCGAACGTGCGGCCAAGCGCCGCACGCCCCGGATCATCTGCCTTGTCTTCCTCGGGGGTCTGGTCATCACCCTGTATGGCCGGACGGCTGGCTTCGACTTCACGCGAACCGACGACAAGGTGCTCCTGAGCGACGACGCGGCCTTCGTGCAGGATCTGACGAACCTTCCCAGGGTCTTCGGGCGTCCGTTCTTCCCGAAATCGCCACGTGGGGAGGTTTACTTCCGACCCATTGTCACCGCCTCCTTTATCATGGACGCTCAATGGGCGGGGATCAAGCCCCGGGCTTTCCACGTCACGAACGTCGCCCTTCACCTGGAGTGCACTTGCCTTCTATTTCTCCTGCTCCTTCGCCTCGACTTCCGCCTGTGGCCATCGTTGATTGCGACCGCCGCTTTCGCAGCCCATCCGGCGCTCACCGAGGCCGTCGCGTGGATCCCTGGGAGGTGCGACACGCTGCTGGGGATCGGGGTGCTCGCGTCGAGTCTCTTCTTCCTGCAGTTCCTGGCCCGGCTGGACTGGAGACCCTTGCTGGGCCACCTCGCGGCTTTCGCGTTTGCTCTGCTATCGAAAGAGGCGGCGCTCGTTCTCCCTGTGGTCTTGAGTCTGTTTGTCCTCTTGGTCGGTGAGCGCCGCGGTGTGCTTCGCACCCCGCGGCTCTGGCTGGGTTGGCTCGGAGTCGTGGGCTTGTGGTTCGTCCTGCGGCTGGGCGTCGCAGCGGACGCGGGAGAAGCCGTGGGTCAGCGTCTGGCCAACCTGGTCCGCCATCTCCCCATCCTCCTGATGCACCTGGGCAAACTCCTCTTCCCCGTGAACCTCGCGGTCCTTGCCTCGGCGAGAGACACTGTTCTGATTCCAGGCTTGATCGCGGCGGGAGGCATCGCTGCAGCGGGCGTTTTCCTGCATGGCCGCGCCCTTAGTGTCTATTGTTGGGGGATTGCCTTCTTTGCCCTCTTCGTTCTTCCAAGCCTCCCCGTGTCTGACTTCTTGATCCTTGAGAACCGGCTCTACGTTCCGGCCCTCGGCATCGTCATCGCGATCCTCGCTGCGACGGGGTCACTGCTGGGAAGGATCGGCGGTCCGATTCTCGCTCGATCGGCGGGCGTAGCGGCATTGCTGCTGGTCCTCGTGTTCTGGGCGCAGAGCTGGAGCTACACCGAGTCCTTTAGGGACCCCCTTTCGTTCACGGAACAGGCCGTGCGGTCCGCGCCCCACCTGGGTCTGGCGCATTTGAACCGAGGCATCGTCCATCAGGTCGAAGGACGGGTGGCGGATGCCGAGCACGAGTACGAGACAGCAATCGCGCTTGATCCGGCATTGACCGTGACTCACAACAACCTCGGCCTCATCTACCTGAACCGAGGGGAGATCGGTCGCGGCGAGGCGACTTTTCGCCAGGAGATCGAGATCAACCCCACCTACGATAAGGCTTTCTTCAACCTTGGCCTCGCCCTGGAACGAGAAGGCCATCCCGAAGAGGCTCTCTCCTCCTGGCGCCAGGCTGTCGCCCTCAACCCAAGGAATGACGAAGCACGGTCTCGGCTCGCGGCCGTCGAGACGCAAATCAAAAGCGGGACAGCACCCGGGTCTCCCGCCGAAGCCTCTCCGGTGGCGGTAGACCAGGTTCCCACCGACGTGCTGGTCCGTCTCTATGAGGAGGCCCTGAGGCGGGAGCCCAAGAACCGCAAAATCCGGGAAGCTTACGCAGACGTCTGCGCACGTCGCGGGCTGCCTTGCGCGAAGGAGCAGCAGGAGATCCTTCTTCGCAAGGGCAATGGCAGTGGGCCGACCACTGCCAAAACAAGATAA
- a CDS encoding FHA domain-containing protein, translating into MTVAIRFGDCTIDIETRRVMRCGEPVHLSPLAFELVEILVAARPRVVPKAELMKRLWPTTSVVEANLANLVAEIRAALGESPSESPFVRTVHGFGYAFSAEVTSEGPTADAAPFCWLVYKEGRVALQEGDHLVGRHPTSVVPIDSSTVSRNHARIVILGGRAVLTDLGSRNGTYVRGVRVEGPVTLRDGDSIFLGSLPLTFRVPDPTDEMFSPG; encoded by the coding sequence ATGACAGTGGCGATCCGGTTCGGCGATTGCACGATCGACATTGAGACTCGTCGGGTGATGCGCTGTGGGGAGCCAGTTCATCTGTCGCCATTGGCCTTCGAACTCGTGGAGATCCTCGTTGCGGCCCGCCCTCGCGTGGTGCCCAAGGCTGAGCTAATGAAGCGGCTGTGGCCCACGACGTCTGTGGTCGAAGCCAACCTTGCCAACCTCGTCGCCGAAATCCGGGCGGCCTTAGGAGAAAGCCCGAGTGAGTCCCCCTTTGTAAGGACGGTCCACGGATTTGGTTATGCGTTCAGCGCCGAGGTAACCTCGGAGGGCCCAACCGCCGACGCGGCGCCTTTCTGCTGGCTGGTCTACAAAGAGGGTCGGGTAGCACTCCAAGAAGGCGACCATCTGGTCGGGCGGCATCCAACTTCAGTCGTTCCGATTGACTCCTCGACTGTGTCCAGGAATCACGCCCGGATCGTGATCCTCGGCGGCCGGGCCGTCCTCACAGACCTGGGCAGCAGGAACGGGACGTACGTCAGGGGCGTAAGAGTCGAGGGGCCGGTAACCCTAAGGGACGGCGACAGCATATTCCTGGGCTCACTGCCGCTCACGTTTCGAGTTCCAGACCCTACAGATGAGATGTTCTCGCCCGGATAA
- a CDS encoding sulfatase-like hydrolase/transferase, whose translation MNLQPMGWKHSTATSTGSSWTATFSLPGTYNISARFWSWKNVMRCALIPVALLAVPVYAAPPNVVVVLTDDLDDQSFQVMLALGVLPNIQAVASRGVRFSNSFVTNAVCAPSRATYLSGKYSHNHGVLRNTMLSAFDESATIATALTAYTRAFVGKYINGYGDDPTAAGTSPSNPSYVPPGWDAWTSMVDGTTYSMYGFSLNEDGTVYQWPVNGALHQTVVLGDLAARIATNGKPLFLTLAPVAPHKSGPFPSGFCPFSGYATVWCGYSTPNYADMAVKPAQWNMLASLSVYHAAKPSFNQADVSKLPLAGQRPLMTSDNIGWFANQYRSRYLSMLPVDDAVGKIAAMLGTSPTVWIFTSDNGWLNAEHRMNEKMAAYEEAARVPLYISGPGFVPGTAKQLVLNNDLAPTIRDVAGLPPDPLADGKSLLPILLGQPHPGRKRFLIEHWLIPALGVLEVPNYAALRTGPADAYPNRLYVEYEDGSLELYDIEADPYQLQNLSADLARVSEITALHALLTPLKSCAAASCLAGEQ comes from the coding sequence GTGAACCTCCAGCCAATGGGCTGGAAGCACTCGACGGCGACGAGTACTGGCTCCTCGTGGACCGCGACGTTCTCTCTGCCCGGCACCTACAACATCTCCGCGCGGTTCTGGAGCTGGAAAAACGTGATGCGCTGTGCGTTGATACCAGTCGCACTCCTGGCCGTCCCGGTCTACGCCGCCCCGCCCAACGTCGTCGTCGTGCTGACCGACGACCTAGACGATCAGAGCTTCCAGGTCATGCTCGCCCTCGGGGTGCTCCCGAACATCCAAGCGGTTGCTTCTCGCGGGGTCCGCTTTAGCAACTCCTTCGTGACGAACGCAGTGTGCGCTCCCTCGCGTGCGACATACCTGAGCGGGAAGTACTCACACAACCACGGCGTGCTCCGGAACACGATGCTCTCGGCTTTCGATGAGTCCGCCACCATCGCCACCGCTCTTACCGCATACACCCGCGCCTTCGTGGGGAAGTACATCAACGGTTACGGCGATGACCCGACCGCGGCGGGCACAAGCCCGTCCAACCCGAGCTACGTGCCTCCTGGGTGGGATGCGTGGACGTCGATGGTGGACGGGACGACGTACTCAATGTACGGCTTCTCCCTGAACGAGGACGGGACCGTCTACCAGTGGCCCGTGAACGGTGCGCTACACCAGACGGTGGTCCTGGGCGACCTTGCGGCGAGGATCGCGACGAACGGGAAGCCGCTGTTCCTCACCCTGGCCCCCGTCGCCCCGCACAAGTCCGGCCCGTTCCCGAGCGGATTCTGCCCGTTCTCGGGGTATGCCACCGTGTGGTGTGGCTACTCGACCCCGAACTACGCGGATATGGCAGTCAAGCCTGCTCAGTGGAACATGCTCGCCAGCCTGTCCGTCTACCACGCGGCCAAGCCGTCTTTTAACCAGGCCGACGTGTCGAAGTTGCCCTTGGCCGGGCAGCGCCCGCTGATGACATCAGACAACATCGGGTGGTTCGCCAATCAGTACCGCAGCCGCTACCTATCCATGCTCCCCGTGGACGACGCCGTGGGTAAGATCGCAGCCATGCTCGGCACGTCGCCGACCGTCTGGATCTTCACTAGCGACAACGGCTGGCTTAATGCTGAGCACCGGATGAACGAGAAGATGGCGGCCTACGAGGAAGCGGCGCGGGTGCCGCTCTACATCTCCGGCCCCGGCTTCGTGCCCGGCACGGCCAAACAGCTCGTCCTCAACAATGACTTGGCCCCGACGATCCGCGATGTCGCGGGGCTCCCACCGGACCCGCTAGCCGACGGCAAGTCCCTGCTCCCCATCTTGCTAGGCCAGCCCCACCCCGGCCGGAAGCGGTTCCTGATCGAGCACTGGCTCATCCCGGCCTTGGGTGTGCTCGAGGTGCCGAACTACGCGGCACTCCGTACCGGGCCGGCCGACGCGTACCCTAACCGGCTCTATGTAGAGTACGAGGACGGC